The proteins below come from a single Streptomyces sp. M92 genomic window:
- a CDS encoding SpoIIE family protein phosphatase, with protein MRTDEPLPEVGDVLAALATGLWHWNTATGEVTVDAEAARLLGLPAECARLTEAQVRARLHPVDWNEITGVVQLAVAEGTLAEVRIRIMDERGHMVRVVRSRSKPAFDPVHKTYELTGTLQEVAEPRPGTPAGRSAVTGEWRRSREAFLLDAGRALAEARSTTEVLRVAAGLSMPGFSPDGLAVFGVSGDRLTVIGHHGQPQNDMNAFVNMQLDTDYPAAEVVRTGRAVYLSSPEQYRSRYPLTWPLAERYGRRSWAFLPLTVAGRPMGAWMAAFAYPVAFTPDERSVLTTVARMLAQALSRASAAETQRELTDGLQRSMLPVLGPEIPGMGLAARYVPTGGGLQVGGDWYDMIPLPAGRFALVIGDVQGHDVRAAGLMGQLRIALRAYAAEGHRPDAVLARASHFLHGLTASDDDPGDIRFATCYYAEVDPATGTVESARAGHLDPVVRMADGTALIRATAGGLPLGIDPDSDYPTTRLALEPGDTLMLCTDGLVETGGHDLHSGWDRLRVILEQHDGDLEELADALVQAVHGPSSHHTTGPLADRREDDIALLLLCRQGEGCGCGDSPVLRTPVRRTMLTVAQAEPERIATAREHLRDLLHDWPSEDQLDASVLLLSEMLTNVLVHTDADALLVAEVTGEPGERRIRVEVTDNGDDLPHKRRPGEMASSGRGLMLVEMLADEWGVAPRGDGKSIWYEVYESTDPDAGRGGGGPDGGPDAA; from the coding sequence ATGCGCACCGATGAGCCCCTGCCCGAAGTAGGGGACGTCCTTGCCGCTCTCGCGACCGGTCTGTGGCACTGGAACACGGCCACCGGCGAGGTCACGGTCGACGCGGAGGCGGCCCGGCTGCTCGGGCTGCCCGCCGAGTGCGCCCGGCTCACCGAAGCCCAGGTACGGGCGCGGCTGCACCCCGTGGACTGGAACGAGATCACCGGCGTGGTCCAGCTCGCCGTCGCCGAGGGCACCCTCGCCGAGGTCCGCATCCGGATCATGGACGAGCGGGGCCACATGGTCCGGGTCGTACGCAGCCGCTCCAAGCCGGCGTTCGACCCGGTGCACAAGACGTACGAGCTGACCGGCACCCTCCAGGAGGTGGCCGAACCCAGGCCGGGCACACCCGCCGGACGCAGCGCGGTGACCGGCGAGTGGCGCCGCTCGCGCGAGGCCTTCCTGCTGGACGCGGGCCGGGCCCTGGCCGAGGCCCGGTCCACCACCGAGGTGCTGCGGGTCGCGGCGGGCCTGTCGATGCCGGGGTTCTCCCCGGACGGACTCGCGGTCTTCGGGGTCTCGGGCGACCGTCTCACGGTCATCGGCCACCACGGGCAGCCGCAGAACGACATGAACGCGTTCGTGAACATGCAGCTGGACACGGACTACCCGGCCGCCGAGGTGGTGCGCACCGGCCGTGCCGTCTATCTCTCCTCGCCCGAGCAGTACCGCTCCCGCTACCCCCTCACCTGGCCGCTCGCCGAGCGCTACGGCCGCCGCTCCTGGGCCTTCCTGCCGCTGACGGTGGCGGGCCGCCCGATGGGCGCGTGGATGGCCGCCTTCGCCTACCCGGTGGCGTTCACACCGGACGAGCGCTCGGTGCTGACCACCGTGGCGCGGATGCTGGCGCAGGCCCTGTCCCGGGCGAGCGCCGCCGAGACCCAGCGGGAGCTGACCGACGGACTGCAACGCAGCATGCTGCCCGTGCTCGGCCCGGAGATCCCCGGCATGGGCCTCGCCGCCCGCTACGTCCCCACCGGCGGCGGCCTCCAGGTCGGCGGTGACTGGTACGACATGATCCCGCTGCCCGCGGGGCGCTTCGCCCTGGTCATCGGCGACGTCCAGGGACACGACGTACGCGCGGCCGGCCTCATGGGCCAGCTGCGCATCGCGCTGCGCGCCTACGCCGCCGAGGGGCACCGCCCCGACGCGGTGCTCGCCCGCGCCTCCCACTTCCTGCACGGCCTCACCGCGTCCGACGACGACCCCGGCGACATTCGCTTCGCGACCTGCTACTACGCCGAGGTGGACCCGGCGACCGGCACCGTGGAGAGCGCCCGCGCCGGCCATCTCGACCCCGTCGTCCGGATGGCCGACGGAACGGCACTGATCCGCGCCACCGCGGGCGGGCTGCCGCTGGGCATCGACCCGGACTCCGACTACCCGACCACCCGGCTGGCCCTGGAGCCCGGGGACACCCTGATGCTGTGCACGGACGGCCTGGTCGAGACCGGCGGCCACGACCTGCACTCCGGCTGGGACCGCCTGCGCGTCATCCTGGAGCAGCACGACGGCGACCTGGAGGAGCTGGCCGACGCGCTGGTGCAGGCCGTGCACGGGCCCTCCTCGCACCACACCACCGGCCCGCTCGCCGACCGGCGGGAGGACGACATCGCCCTGCTCCTGCTGTGCCGGCAGGGCGAGGGTTGCGGCTGCGGCGACAGCCCGGTCCTCCGGACGCCGGTGCGCCGCACGATGCTGACGGTCGCCCAGGCCGAACCGGAGCGGATCGCCACCGCCCGGGAGCACCTGCGCGACCTCCTGCACGACTGGCCCAGCGAGGACCAGCTCGACGCTTCGGTGCTGCTGCTCTCCGAGATGCTGACGAACGTCCTGGTCCACACCGACGCCGACGCCCTGCTGGTCGCCGAGGTCACCGGGGAGCCGGGCGAGCGCCGCATCCGGGTCGAGGTCACCGACAACGGCGACGACCTGCCGCACAAGCGCCGCCCGGGGGAGATGGCGTCCTCGGGGCGCGGCCTGATGCTGGTCGAGATGCTCGCCGACGAGTGGGGCGTCGCCCCGCGCGGCGACGGCAAGAGCATCTGGTACGAGGTCTACGAGTCCACGGACCCGGACGCCGGCCGCGGCGGCGGTGGCCCCGACGGCGGCCCGGACGCCGCGTAA
- the aspS gene encoding aspartate--tRNA ligase yields MHRYRSHTCGELRSSDVGTDVRLSGWLHNRRDLGGILFIDLRDHYGITQLVARPGTEAYAALDKLTKESTVRVDGKVVSRGADNINPDLPTGEVEVEVGEVELLGAAQPLPFTINTEDGVNEERRLEYRFLDLRRERMHRNIMLRTAVISAIRHKMVTLGFNEMATPILTATSPEGARDFVVPSRLHAGRFYALPQAPQQFKQLLMISGFDRYFQIAPCFRDEDARADRSPGEFYQLDVEMSFVEQEDVFRPIEQLMTELFTEFGGGREVTSPFPRIPFREAMLKYGSDKPDLRAKLELVDITDIFEGSEFKAFAGKHVRALPVPDVSSQPRKFFDQLGDYAVSQGAKGLAWVRVGEDGTLSGPIAKFLTEENVAELTKRLSLAAGHAVFFGAGEFDEVSKIMGAVRVEAAQRAGHFEENVFRFCWIVDFPMYEKDEETGKIDFSHNPFSMPQGGMDALENQDPLDILAWQYDIVCNGVELSSGAIRNHEPDIMLKAFEIAGYDAETVESEFAGMLRALRFGAPPHGGIAPGVDRIVMLLADEPNIRETIAFPLNGNAQDLMMGAPTELDETRLRELHLTVRKPQPK; encoded by the coding sequence ATGCATCGGTACAGGTCCCACACCTGCGGCGAGCTCCGCTCCTCTGACGTCGGCACCGACGTCCGGCTGAGTGGCTGGCTGCACAATCGGCGCGACCTGGGCGGCATCCTCTTCATCGATCTGCGTGATCACTACGGCATCACGCAGCTGGTCGCCCGGCCGGGCACGGAGGCGTACGCGGCGCTCGACAAGCTGACCAAGGAGTCGACCGTTCGGGTCGACGGCAAGGTCGTCTCCCGCGGCGCCGACAACATCAACCCCGACCTGCCGACCGGTGAGGTCGAGGTCGAGGTGGGCGAGGTCGAGCTGCTCGGCGCCGCCCAGCCGCTGCCCTTCACCATCAACACCGAGGACGGGGTCAACGAGGAGCGGCGTCTGGAGTACCGCTTCCTGGACCTGCGCCGCGAGCGCATGCACCGCAACATCATGCTGCGCACGGCGGTCATCTCCGCGATCCGGCACAAGATGGTGACCCTGGGCTTCAACGAGATGGCGACGCCCATCCTCACCGCGACGTCCCCCGAGGGCGCCCGCGACTTCGTGGTCCCCTCCCGCCTGCACGCGGGCCGTTTCTACGCCCTCCCGCAGGCGCCGCAGCAGTTCAAGCAGCTGCTGATGATCTCCGGCTTCGACCGGTACTTCCAGATCGCGCCCTGCTTCCGCGACGAGGACGCCCGCGCCGACCGCTCGCCGGGCGAGTTCTACCAGCTCGACGTCGAGATGAGCTTCGTCGAGCAGGAGGACGTCTTCCGCCCGATCGAGCAGCTGATGACCGAGCTGTTCACGGAGTTCGGCGGTGGCCGTGAGGTCACCTCCCCCTTCCCGCGGATCCCGTTCCGCGAGGCGATGCTGAAGTACGGCTCCGACAAGCCGGACCTGCGCGCCAAGCTGGAGCTCGTCGACATCACCGACATCTTCGAGGGCTCGGAGTTCAAGGCCTTCGCCGGCAAGCACGTCCGCGCGCTGCCGGTGCCGGACGTCTCCTCCCAGCCCCGCAAGTTCTTCGACCAGCTCGGCGACTACGCCGTCTCGCAGGGCGCCAAGGGCCTGGCCTGGGTCCGCGTGGGCGAGGACGGCACGCTGTCCGGCCCGATCGCGAAGTTCCTTACCGAGGAGAACGTCGCGGAGCTGACCAAGCGGCTCTCCCTGGCCGCCGGCCACGCGGTGTTCTTCGGCGCGGGCGAGTTCGACGAGGTCTCGAAGATCATGGGCGCGGTGCGGGTCGAGGCCGCCCAGCGCGCCGGGCACTTCGAGGAGAACGTCTTCCGGTTCTGCTGGATCGTGGACTTCCCGATGTACGAGAAGGACGAGGAGACGGGGAAGATCGACTTCTCCCACAACCCCTTCTCGATGCCCCAGGGCGGCATGGACGCCCTGGAGAACCAGGACCCGCTGGACATCCTCGCCTGGCAGTACGACATCGTCTGCAACGGCGTCGAGCTGTCCTCCGGCGCCATCCGGAACCACGAGCCGGACATCATGCTCAAGGCCTTCGAGATCGCGGGTTACGACGCGGAGACCGTCGAGAGCGAGTTCGCCGGCATGCTGCGCGCGCTGCGCTTCGGCGCTCCGCCGCACGGTGGCATCGCCCCGGGCGTCGACCGCATCGTCATGCTGCTGGCCGACGAGCCCAACATCCGCGAGACCATCGCCTTCCCGCTCAACGGCAACGCCCAGGACCTGATGATGGGCGCGCCGACCGAGCTGGACGAGACCCGGCTGAGGGAACTGCACCTGACGGTGCGCAAGCCGCAGCCGAAGTAA
- a CDS encoding Uma2 family endonuclease has product MTIAPDNPQQGASHLYRAMRDFVQAMDDTLPGKFEITKEGIVHDMMSPGGPHEVTAAHISRRLERMLPDALLAHTGTPDVEDEPEGIMRHPDVMVIAWADLDVQGSIDPRALIAAIEVVSQSNPENDWVTKMRDYPLMGVPVYVIFDPRKGEGAVLTDIHSTPDGPRYATRKDFVYGEDVTIADWTISTQNLPIYQGEDQV; this is encoded by the coding sequence ATGACCATCGCCCCGGACAACCCTCAGCAGGGCGCCTCCCACCTGTACCGGGCCATGCGGGACTTCGTTCAGGCCATGGACGACACGCTGCCCGGCAAATTCGAGATCACCAAGGAAGGGATCGTCCACGACATGATGTCGCCCGGAGGGCCGCACGAGGTCACAGCTGCGCACATCAGCCGCCGTCTGGAAAGGATGCTGCCGGACGCGTTGCTGGCCCATACCGGCACACCTGATGTGGAGGACGAGCCCGAAGGCATCATGCGCCATCCCGACGTCATGGTCATCGCATGGGCGGACCTGGACGTCCAGGGCTCGATCGACCCTCGCGCGCTCATCGCCGCCATCGAAGTGGTCTCCCAGTCCAACCCGGAGAACGACTGGGTCACCAAGATGCGCGACTACCCCCTCATGGGCGTCCCCGTTTACGTGATCTTCGACCCCCGTAAGGGCGAGGGCGCGGTCCTCACCGACATCCACTCCACCCCGGACGGCCCCCGCTACGCCACCCGCAAGGACTTCGTCTACGGCGAGGACGTCACCATCGCCGACTGGACCATCTCGACCCAGAACCTGCCGATCTACCAGGGCGAGGACCAGGTGTGA
- a CDS encoding helix-turn-helix domain-containing protein codes for MDAQHPNAPVLTTSRTPDEDHPQEQPLAGVVHDHVRHTESFTVVGNHLVQHKEMSLLAIGLACYIQSVRQGTSVDIKSLAARFPEGPTRIAAGLRELEKFGYLQRTCTRTSTGRIVTRTVSRNRPGHSRGGAARETAPRRPARRADQEKPPSRKRLPAVPQPSYPAPALLQAAVDVLTGLRRRDPRLLLSATDAEHLAPGVAAWLEREIAPTAVRHALTENLPDEPLIRPAAFLAHRLTAQLPPPPPLRPPVPSAAPEPRHPLQTCDDCDRAFRGPDPGRCRDCRTDRPEGA; via the coding sequence ATGGATGCACAGCACCCTAACGCGCCCGTACTCACCACGTCCCGAACCCCGGACGAAGACCACCCCCAGGAACAGCCCCTCGCAGGCGTCGTCCACGACCACGTCCGCCACACCGAGAGCTTCACGGTGGTCGGCAACCACCTTGTCCAGCACAAGGAAATGTCCCTGCTCGCCATCGGGCTCGCCTGTTACATCCAGTCGGTGCGCCAGGGGACGTCCGTCGACATCAAGTCCCTCGCCGCCCGCTTCCCCGAGGGTCCCACCCGCATCGCCGCCGGGCTGCGCGAGCTGGAGAAGTTCGGTTACCTCCAACGCACGTGTACGCGTACGTCCACCGGCCGGATCGTCACCCGCACGGTCTCCCGCAACAGGCCCGGACACAGCCGCGGCGGCGCCGCACGGGAGACGGCACCCCGTCGCCCCGCCCGGCGCGCGGACCAGGAGAAACCGCCGTCACGCAAGCGCCTCCCCGCCGTGCCCCAGCCGTCGTACCCCGCCCCCGCCCTCCTCCAGGCGGCCGTCGACGTCCTCACCGGCCTGCGTCGCCGCGACCCCCGGCTCCTCCTCTCCGCCACCGACGCCGAACACCTCGCCCCGGGCGTCGCCGCCTGGCTGGAGCGCGAGATCGCCCCCACCGCCGTACGCCACGCCCTGACCGAGAACCTGCCCGACGAGCCCCTGATCCGCCCCGCCGCCTTCCTCGCCCACCGCCTGACCGCCCAGCTGCCGCCCCCACCGCCGCTGCGGCCACCGGTCCCGTCGGCCGCCCCCGAGCCCCGGCACCCCCTCCAGACCTGCGACGACTGCGACCGCGCCTTCCGGGGGCCGGACCCCGGCCGCTGCCGCGACTGCCGAACCGATCGCCCGGAGGGCGCCTAG
- a CDS encoding helix-turn-helix domain-containing protein, producing the protein MSVDGEVRQLRTEADEPGWEVDPDDEWGVAVVATVGRQLKLRREAVGMRAGEFGKAVGYGEDLVYKIEGGKRIPRPEYLDMADEVLDAGGLIAAMKEDVAKVWYPKKVRDLAQMEARAVEIGVYENSNIAGLLQTPEYVRALLESWQPAYTPEDLERQVAARIARRSVFDRSPAPALSFVLEEGTLRRKVGGTMVRRQQFERLLEVGQMNNVTLQVMPMESGPHPGMSGRIEVLKFEDGTAVGRADGAFNGRPTHDPRQLRILELRYGTIRAQAFPPGESLAFIEQLLGDT; encoded by the coding sequence ATGTCGGTGGACGGTGAGGTTCGGCAGCTCAGGACCGAGGCTGACGAGCCCGGGTGGGAGGTGGACCCGGACGACGAGTGGGGCGTGGCGGTGGTCGCCACCGTGGGGCGGCAGTTGAAGCTGCGCCGGGAGGCCGTGGGGATGCGGGCCGGGGAGTTCGGCAAGGCGGTGGGGTACGGCGAGGACCTCGTCTACAAGATCGAGGGCGGGAAGCGGATTCCCCGGCCGGAGTATCTGGACATGGCCGACGAGGTGTTGGACGCGGGTGGGCTGATCGCCGCGATGAAGGAGGATGTGGCGAAGGTTTGGTATCCGAAGAAGGTGCGGGATCTGGCGCAGATGGAGGCTCGAGCGGTCGAGATCGGGGTGTACGAGAACAGCAATATCGCCGGGCTGTTGCAGACTCCGGAGTACGTCAGGGCGTTGCTTGAGTCGTGGCAGCCTGCCTACACACCGGAGGACCTGGAGCGCCAAGTAGCCGCACGTATTGCTCGGCGAAGCGTGTTCGACCGGTCTCCCGCGCCCGCGCTGAGCTTCGTCCTGGAAGAGGGGACGCTTCGGCGCAAGGTCGGAGGCACAATGGTCCGACGGCAGCAATTCGAACGCTTGCTGGAGGTGGGGCAGATGAACAACGTCACTCTCCAGGTGATGCCGATGGAGAGTGGACCACACCCAGGCATGAGCGGCAGGATCGAAGTACTGAAGTTCGAGGACGGCACGGCGGTGGGACGCGCCGACGGGGCGTTCAACGGCCGCCCGACGCACGATCCGAGGCAGCTTCGCATCCTTGAGCTGCGGTATGGCACCATCCGGGCGCAGGCCTTCCCGCCAGGGGAATCGCTGGCCTTCATCGAGCAACTGCTGGGGGACACATGA
- a CDS encoding DUF397 domain-containing protein — protein sequence MIRKALAADASEPAWFKSSYSSGPDGDSCVEVAATPGTVHVRDSKHRDAGPRLALVPEAWAEFVAYASGS from the coding sequence ATGATCCGCAAGGCTCTCGCTGCTGACGCCTCCGAACCGGCGTGGTTCAAGAGCAGCTACAGCAGTGGCCCCGACGGCGACTCCTGCGTCGAGGTCGCCGCCACCCCCGGCACCGTTCACGTCCGCGACTCCAAGCACCGGGACGCCGGTCCCCGTCTCGCCCTCGTGCCGGAGGCGTGGGCCGAGTTCGTGGCGTACGCCTCGGGAAGCTGA
- a CDS encoding PH domain-containing protein produces MALFGNAHTVNPAKAQQDYARLLGHGEQIHAAYLLIRDTILFTDRRLILVDKQGITGKKTEYHSIPYRSITHFSVETAGHFDLDAELKIWLSGTPAPIEKTFTKGVDIYEVQAILTQFVAR; encoded by the coding sequence ATGGCACTCTTCGGCAACGCGCACACCGTCAACCCGGCCAAGGCCCAGCAGGACTACGCCCGGCTCCTGGGCCACGGCGAGCAGATCCACGCGGCCTACCTGCTGATCCGCGACACCATCCTGTTCACGGACCGGCGCCTCATCCTGGTCGACAAGCAGGGCATCACCGGCAAGAAGACCGAGTACCACTCGATCCCGTACCGCAGCATCACGCACTTCTCGGTCGAGACGGCCGGCCACTTCGACCTCGACGCCGAACTGAAGATCTGGCTCTCCGGCACCCCGGCCCCGATCGAGAAGACCTTCACCAAGGGCGTCGACATCTACGAGGTCCAGGCGATCCTGACCCAGTTCGTAGCGCGCTGA